Within the Oncorhynchus clarkii lewisi isolate Uvic-CL-2024 unplaced genomic scaffold, UVic_Ocla_1.0 unplaced_contig_3093_pilon_pilon, whole genome shotgun sequence genome, the region CCACAGTACGTGTGAGGCACCATGTCTCCGTAGCCAATAGACAGGAAGGTGATAGAGATGAGCCACATCGCCCCCAGGAAGTTACTGGTCACATCCTGGGCATCATGatacctggggagagagagacaggaagttacTGGTCACATCCTGGGCATCATGATacccggggagagagagacaggaagttacTGGTCACATCCTGGGCATCATGatacctggggagagagagacaggaagttacTGGTCACATCCTGGGCATCATGatacctggggagagagagacaggaagttacTGGTCACATCCTGGGCATCATGatacctggggagagagagacaggaagttacTGGTCACATCCTGGGCATCATGATAcctagggagagagaaacaggaagttaCTGGTCACATCCCGGGCATCATGAtacctagggagagagagacaggaagttacTGGTCACATTACGGGCATCATGAtacctagggagagagagacaggaagttacTGGTCATATCCTGGGCATCATGatacatagggagagagagacaggaagttacTGGTCATATCCTGGGCATCATGATAcctggggagagatagagggagagcgagagcgagagcgagagcgagagcgagagcaagagcgagagagagagagagagagagagagagagaaaactccaCTACTCCTCTCTCACACCTACCTCTCACACACTCGTACGGTCCAGGCAGCGATGATCCACAGTGAGATGCTGAAGACCAGGAGAACAGTGCCTGGACAGATGGTCATCAGAGTCTTCATTACAAACCTTGTGTTAAAGTGCACCtgcaaagcacacacacatgcacacaagcacacacacagatgtaacGCACACACGCAaataacacacgcacacatacgcaGTGTTAGATGTCATCGATAACGTATataacgtacagttgaagtcagaagtttacatacaccttagcaaagtACATTTCAACTcaagttttcacaattcctgacatttaatcctagtaaaaattccctgttttaggtaaattaggatcaccactttagtttaagaatgggaaatgtgggcctcccgggtggctagcagtgctagctgtgagactctgggttcgtgagAGAGACTCTgggtcgcagccggctgcaacaaggaggtccatggggcgacgcacaattggcctagcgtcgtccgggttagggatggtttggccggtagggatatgcttgtctcattgtgcactagcgactcctgtggtgggccgggtgcagtgcacgctaaccaggtcgccaggtgcacggtgtttcctctgacacattggtgcagctggcttctgggttggatgcgcgcagTGTTAAAAAGCAGttcggcttggttgggttgtatttcggaggacgcatggctttcaaccttcgtctctcccgagcccgtacgggagttgtagcgatgagacaagttagtaactactaacaattggataccatgaaattggggagaaaagaggagatttttttatatatttttttttgaaatgtcagaataatagcagcttttatttctttcatcacattcccagaagtttacatacactcaattagtatttggtagcattgcctttaaattgtttaacttgggtcaaacatttcaggtagccttccacaagcttcccacaataagttgagtgaattttgccccattcctcctaacagagctggtgtaactgagtcaggtttgtaggcctccttgctcgcagacgctttttcagttctgcccacaaattttctttgggattgaggtcagggctttggtgatggccactccaataccttgactttgaagtccttaagccattttgccataactttggaagtattcttggggtcattgtccatttggaagacccatttgcgaccaagctttaattcctgactgatgtcttgagatgttgcttcaatatatccacatcattttcttccctcatgataccatctattttgtgaagtgcaacagtccctcctgcagcaaagcacacccacaacatgatgctgccacccccgtgcttcacggttgggatggtgttcttcagcttgcaaggctccccctttttcctccaaacataacgatggtcattatggccaaacagttgtatttttgtttcatcagacaagaggacatttctccaaaaggtacaatctttgtccccatgtgcagttgcaaaccatagtctgttttCTTAATGgcagttttagagcagtggcttcttccttgctgagcggcctttcaggttatgtcaacataggactcgttttactgtggatatagatacttttgtacctgtttcctccagcatcttcacaaggtcctttgctgatgttctgggattgatttgcacttttcacaccaaagtacgttcatctctaggagacagaatgcatctccttccagagcggtatgacggctgcgtgatcccatgatgtttatacttgcttactattgtttgtacagatgaacgtggtaccttcagccgtttggaaattgttcccaagggtgaaccagacttgtggaggtctacaatttattttctgaggtcttggctgatttcttttgattttccaatgatgtcaagcaaagaggcactgagtttgaaggtaggccttgaaatacatccacaggtacacctccaattgactcaaattatgtcaattagcctatcagaagcttctaaagccatgatgacattttctggaattttccaagctgtttaaaggcacagtcaacttaatgtactgtatgtaaacttctgacccactggaattgtgatacagtgaattataagtgaaataatctgtctgtaaacaactgttggaaaaattacttgtgtcatgtagaAGGTAGATGCcacaaccgacttgccaaaactatagttttgataacaagaaatgtgtgcgtggttgaaaaacgagttctaatgactccaacctaagtgtatgtaaacttccaacttcaactgtatataatctGTACACAAACATACATAAACTGTGTTAAAGTGCACCTTCAAACACCAACTGAATGGGATGGACGTCCTGGAATGGAGCCTGCAGCCTTTTGAACCTGAATTACTACATATAACATTATCTCAAAGCCCTTGTTGACAACACATGATTTACGTGAAAACTCTCACGTTGGGATTCCGTCCTCCATGGTCTTAATTAATCATGTTTTAATCACGTCAGGTCATATTGATAGTAATAAATGGAACAGGTCATATTAACTGTCCATTCAGCAGTAGTTAGTTCAACCATTGAAGTGTTAAGAGCTGATAAACGAGGGTTAATCTAGTAGAACAGCAGAAGATCCACAGACAGCAGCTCCCCTCATCACATCTCATTCAGCCATATCCTGAAGGACATATTACAACCCTACTCACTATCTAACACATTACTCATCTAatacactggcacacacactctctctctctctctctccctttccctccctctctctctctctctctctctctctccctctctctctccctcactctctctctccctccctctctctatctctctctcctctctctctctctctccctcactctctctctctctccctcactctctctctctccctctctctctctccctcccactctctctctctctctctctctctctccctctctctctctcctctctctctctctctctctcactctctctctctctctctctctctctctctctctctctctctctctccctctctctctctctctttccctctctctctccctctctctctcactctctctccatctctctctgactttccctctcactctctctcccctctctctctctctctccctctctctctccctctctctctccctctctctctcactctctctctctctccctgtctctctctcactctctctctcactctctcccctctctctctcactctctctccccctctctcgctctcactcactcactctcccccctctccctctctcgctctcactcactctcccccctctccctctccctctctctctctgtctatgtctctttctATTAGTCATATTAGTTATCATATCTCACTCTTTCTTTTATTGCTTTACTATTGACCTCACTAATGTAACACCcactactcactctctctctctgcctctccctctctctctctctctctctctctctctctctctctctgtctctctctctctctgtctctctctctcgctctccctctctctctctttctctcgctctccctctctctctctctctgtctctctatctctctgtctctctctctcgctctccctctctctctctctctgtctctctctctctctctctgtctctctctcgctctccctctctctctccctctgtctctctctctctctccctctctctctccctctctctccctctctctctctctctctctctcgccccctctctctctctctcccctctctctctctctctccgtctctctctctctctctctctctctctgtctcctctctctctctctctctctctctctctctccctctgtctatgtctctttctATTAGTTCTACATCTCCTTATCTCAGTCTCATTGTactattccctctatcatatctCACTCTTTCTTTTATTGCTTTACTATTGACCTCACTAATGTAACACCcactactcactctctctctctctgcctctccctctctgtctctctctctctatctctctctctctctctgtctctctctctatctctctgtctctctccctctctctctcgctctccctctctctctctctctctctctctctctctctctctgtctctctctctctatatctctctctctctctctctctctctctccctctctctctctctcgcccctctctctctctctgcctctccctctctccctctctctctctctctctctgcctctccctctctctctctctgcctgtgagagacacaggaggagagaaagagatcaggaggagagagaatagattgAGCAACACAGGATGAGAGAAAGGCAAGATGGAAGGAGTGAGACTccggcacacacacaccttattgaGGGCCCCTATGCTCCGTGAGGAGGCatcagtgaacacacacaccttattgaAGGCCACTATGCTCCGTAAGGAGGCatcagtgaacacacacaccttattgaGGGCCCCTATGCTCCGTGAGGAGGcatcagtaaacacacacaccttattgaGGGCCCCTATGCTCCGTAAGGAGGCatcagtgaacacacacaccttattgaGGACCCCTATGCTGCGCGAGGAGGCatcagtgaacacacacaccttattgaGGGCCCCTATGCTCCGCGAGGAGGCATCAGTGAACAGTTTGCTGTGCAGCAGCATGACGCGGGCGATGAGGTAGAGGCGGAGGAACATGGGAACACTCAGCACCATGTCCAGGTCAGCCTCAGCCTGGGACGGGGCGTAAGAGAACGCCAGACGTGCCCGCCACTGGAACTTAAAGTCCCCGGGCACCGGATGCACCGCCGACACCAGTAGCTCCAACGATATCAGCAACACCCGATTCAGCGTCATGGCGATGCGCCAGTCGTCCGCTCCGTTGTCGATGACGAAGAGCTGTGGTAGGGAAGAGGAGGAACAAGGGACAGGAAGATAGAACGAGGGCTGGTTAGAGCGGAGGTAGCATTTTAACCACTTTACAATTGCTTAGTAATGAGCGTCGACATCATCATCAtggtcaccatcatcatcatcatcatcatcagtagtTTGGTACATGATTACAGTGTTAGTGCCTGTAGTAGTCAATATAATGGCTTCGCATAATCACAGTGGATTTATCATTGATTTGATGAGATGAAGGTGTTAGAATGTAGTGACACTGTTGATGTTTAGACTGCGTTGTTCCCCTTTCCCTCATATAAAACGAACTGTCTGCTAACTGTCATCTAACTGTCTGCCAACTGTCATCTAACTGTCTGCTAACTATCTGCCAATTGTCTACTAATTGTCTGATAACTGTCATCTAACTGTCCGCTAACTATCTGCTAACTGTCTACTAATTGTCTGCTAACTGTCCGATAACTGTCTACTAACTGTCTGCTAACTCTCTGCTAACTGTCATATAACTGTCTGCTAACTACCTGCTAATTATCTACAAATTGTCTGCTAACTGTCATCTAACTGCCTGCTAACTATCTGCTAACTGTCTACTAATTGTCTGCTAACTGTCTGCTAACTGTCTACTAACTGTCTGCTAACTCTCTGCTAACTGTCATATAACTGTCTGCTAACTACCTGCTAATTATCTACTGTCTGCTAACTCTCTGCTAACTGTCAGTTACATGTCTGCTAACTCTCAGCTAAATGTCTACTAAGACTCAGCTAACTGTCTGCTAACTGTCTGCTAACTCTCAGCTAACTCAGCTAATTGTCTGCTAACTCTCAGCTTACTTTCTGCTAACTGTCAGCTAACTCCCAGCTAACTGTCTGCTAACTGTCTGCTAACTCTCAGCCTACTGTCTGCTAACTGTCAACTAACTGTCTGCTAACTGTCTGCTAACTGTAGGCTAATTGTCTGCTAACTCTCAGCTAACTGTCTGCTAACTGTCTGCTAACTCTCAGCTGACTGTCTGCTAACTCCCAGCTAAATGTCTGCTAAGACTCAGCTAACTGTCTGCTAACTGTCTGCTAACTCATCTAATTGTCTGCTAACTCTCAGCTAACTGTCTGCTAACTGTCTGCTAACTCTCAGCCTACTGTCTGATAACTGTCTGCTAACACCCCAGGAAGTGATCCCATTACCCCAGTCACAGCATTACTTTGAGACATCATTATGGATGTATTTCTGGCATCATTATGAACACACTAGCCATAATGCTTTAATTGCTGTTTTATTCCTGCTCAGTTGATGTTGTTTGCTTTCTTAATTGCTGTGGTTACTGTTGATACTGTCGCCGGGGCGGTTGTTATGAGGAAGAGCTAAGAGCAGGGTTTTAGTAGAGACCATCCCCTTCAGGAagagacagacggggggagaTGGGAGTTGCGAGAGGGAGGatgtggggaaggagagagggggaggagctgAGATAGGGAAAAAGAGAAGGcaggggaatgagaaagagaaaaagaagggagacatagagaaagaggagagacagacaggtagagagtgAGCGATGGAGCGAGGTAGGGAAGTCCCAGTTTTAAATGAAAGGTTGAACAGATGCTGGTGGGCAGAGAGGAACAGTCAGagttgagcagagagagagagagcaggctgcTCTGTATCCACATGATTCATCTGGAGAGGTTTTTATCCCACACACGTTGTCTCATCATACACAACAAACACTATGAGAGGGTCAAACAACAGAACTAACACAGTATAGGACCAACCAGAAGTCACAACTAATCTGGAGGGGCCTCAACTGGCCTGCACTGTAGCAGGATTTAATGTACAGCCACTACCAGACTGAAGAACaagggatagggagagacagatagaaagacagacagagagagagaaagagagagcaagagagagtgtaaagagaaagagagagagggggatggggtattaaagagagagagagagagagagagagagagagagagagagagagagagagagagcgagagagagagagagagagaatgaatgataCAGATAGTTAAACTGAAATGTGACACTAAAAGAGAGTTCGGTAGTGGTAACATTCTTGCCCAGGTGTCTGTGTCTGCTCCAGCCAACTTACCTTGGTGAGACAGCTACAGCCTGTGGCCTGGTTGAAAGCAGACACAGTCACCCAGGCTAGTGACACTCCTTGTGCTCTAGTAGCAGAATGACACAACCAGCAGTGGATCACTGCTGGATAGAAAGCACAAATACACTTTCAGCTTTCAGACTAGATGTCTCTGTTTGCGTGACAGTGTAGCATGCAACTGGTGCCACTGGTGAAAAGACAAAAGGAGCATTCATCATGTCCTTGGTGTGTGTCGCAAGGAGTCATTGTGTTCTGCACACTTGTGTATTGTAGGTAAAATGATTTGTGAATGCTGcatgtcagtcagtgtgtgtgtgtatgtgtgcatgaaagagagagagagagagagagagagagagagagagaggggagagagagagagaacgagaacgagaaggAGAGTGACAGTGAGAGTGAGAGCTGGTGTTTTGCAGACCCAGCCTCGTCATGGTGACTGTTGCCAAGGCGACAACATCAAAGACCAGCCAAGCTTAATTAGAATCcccagcaagagagaaagagataaagatagagagagcgggagggagggagaggtagggacaCAGGGGAAGAGATAGAGACAACGGGAAGGAATAGAGAGAAAGATCCTGTGTGTGAGAgtcaaagagagtgagagagagtacagtacagaagttttgtgtgtgtgtgtgtgtgtgtgtgtgtgtgtgtgtgtgtgtgtgtgtgtgtgtgtgtgtgtgtgtgtgtgtgtgtgtgtgtgtgtgtgtgtgtgtgcgtgtgtgcgcgcgtgtgtgtgcctgcctgcgtgtgtgtgtgtggatctgtgcACACTAATGGCACTGTGCTTTTCCATTGAGTCAGAGGGAAGCCCATCAcagccccaacacacacacaacttcgACTTCACACTTAGAACATCTCTTTTTGTCTGCAaactcactccctctttctctctctttcccccagatcctcactccctctatctctctcttccccagatcctcactccctctttctctctcttccctagatcctcactccctctttctctctctcttccccagatcatcactccctctttcttttctcttccccagatcccccctccctctttctttctcttccccagatcctcactccctctttctctctcttccccagagcctcactccctctttctctctcttccccagatcctccctccctctttctctctcttccccagatcctcaatccctctttctttctcttccccagatcctcactccctctttctctctctttccccagatcctcactccctctttctttctcttccccagatccccctccctctttctttctctccccagatcctcactccctctttctttctcttccccagatcctcactccctcttcttctcttccccatatcctcactccctcttttctctctcttccccagatcctcattccctctttctatctcttccccagatcccccctccctctttctctctcttccccagatcctcactccctctttctctctcttccccagatcctcactccctctttcttcccccagatcctcccccctccctctttctctctcttccccagatcctcactccctcttctctctcttccccagatcctcactccctctttctttctcttccccagatcctcactccctctttctctctcttccccagatccccccctccctctttctctctcttccccagatcctcactccctctttctttctctctcttccccagatcctcactccctcgttatctctcttccccagatcctcactccctctttctttctcttccccatatcctcactccctctttctctctcttccccagatcctcactccctctttctttctcttccccagatcctccctccctctttctctctcttccccagatcctcactccctctttctttctcttcccagatcctcactccctctttttctcttccccatatcctcactccctctttctctctcttcccaagatcctccctccctctttctctctcttccccagatcctcactccctctttctttctcttccccagatcctcactccctctttctttatcttccccagatcctcactccctctttctctctcttccccagatcctcaatccctctttctctctcttccccagatcctcactccctctttctttctcttccccagatcctcactccctcgtTTTCTCTTCcccatatcctcacaccctctttctctctcttccccagatactcactccctatttctctctcttccccagatcctcactccctctttctttctcttccccagatcccccctccctctttctctctcttccccagatcctccctccctctctttctcttccccagatcctcactccctcttttctcttccccatatcctcactccctctttctttctcttccccagatcctcactccctcttcttctcttccccagatcctcactccctctttctctctcttccccagatcctcactccctctttctctctcttccccagatcatcactccctctttctttctcttcccacatcctccctctttctttctcttccccaaacaccccctcactccctctttctctcttccccagagcctcactccctctttctctctcttccccagatcctcactcccgctttctctctcttccccagatcctcactccctctttctctctcttccccagatcctcactccctctttctttctcttccccagatcctcactccctctttctctctcttccccagatcctcactccctctttctctctcttccccagatcctcactccctctttctttctcttccccagatccccctccctctttctctctcttccccagatcctccctccctctttctttctcttccccagatcctcactccctctttttctcttccccatattcactccctctttcttctcttccccagatcctcactcttcttctctttctctctctcttcccaagatcctccctccctctttctctcttccccagatcctcactccctctttctttctcttccccagatcccccctccctctttctctctcttccccagatcctccctccctctttctttctcttccccagatcctcactccctctttttctcttccccatatcctcactccctcttctttctcttctcttccca harbors:
- the LOC139400124 gene encoding small conductance calcium-activated potassium channel protein 3-like, giving the protein VIHCWLCHSATRAQGVSLAWVTVSAFNQATGCSCLTKLFVIDNGADDWRIAMTLNRVLLISLELLVSAVHPVPGDFKFQWRARLAFSYAPSQAEADLDMVLSVPMFLRLYLIARVMLLHSKLFTDASSRSIGALNKVHFNTRFVMKTLMTICPGTVLLVFSISLWIIAAWTVRVCERYHDAQDVTSNFLGAMWLISITFLSIGYGDMVPHTYCGKGVCLLTGIMVPPCLWLCVCVVCVYQCHSFLFLSEILSS